In Syntrophales bacterium, a single window of DNA contains:
- a CDS encoding methyl-accepting chemotaxis protein → MFSTLRLQTKTLILLVLFAVFFTGAILFTVMTVREKIILTAQEKLKSDMALGYAMFNDRHPGDWSVREGRLFKGDLQMNDNFTAIDRIAEMTNDAVTVFQGDTRIATTVKNASGARAVGTKAAANVVETVLRKGQPYTGKANVVGTWYQTAYEPIRNGSGDVVGMFYVGVPDTRYNQVVYDIVVKVAIFGAVSLLIVFVLGFLVVRSITGPIQRIARGLSEGADRVASASGQVASASRSMAEGAGEQAASVEETSASVEEMSSMTRKNADNAGLAKAHMSEARVIVERVSRHMEGMAEAIGEVTRSSEETGKIIKTIDEIAFQTNLLALNAAVEAARVGEAGAGFAVVAGEVRNLATRAAEAARNTTGLIDNTIGVVKRSGEIMNQTREAFEENMQVAFKIGTVIDEIAAASEEQASGIQQINKAVSEIEKVTQRAATHAGESAAVSGELNAQAETIKELMAALSALVSGKNALAERGRPHDTPVPVVGNALFPLRESVSNRLT, encoded by the coding sequence ATGTTCTCAACCCTGCGCTTGCAGACCAAGACATTGATTCTACTCGTTCTATTCGCCGTTTTCTTCACCGGTGCAATCCTGTTTACCGTCATGACGGTTCGCGAAAAAATCATCCTGACCGCCCAGGAGAAACTGAAATCGGACATGGCCTTGGGATACGCCATGTTCAACGACCGGCATCCGGGAGACTGGTCCGTCCGGGAGGGCAGGCTCTTCAAGGGAGACCTGCAGATGAACGACAACTTCACCGCCATCGACCGGATCGCAGAGATGACGAACGACGCCGTGACCGTCTTCCAGGGAGACACGCGGATCGCCACAACCGTCAAAAATGCATCCGGAGCGCGGGCCGTGGGAACGAAAGCGGCAGCCAACGTCGTCGAGACGGTCCTCCGGAAAGGCCAGCCCTACACGGGCAAGGCCAACGTCGTCGGCACCTGGTACCAGACGGCCTACGAACCGATCCGGAACGGCAGCGGCGACGTCGTGGGCATGTTCTACGTCGGCGTCCCGGATACACGCTACAACCAGGTGGTCTACGACATTGTCGTGAAGGTGGCGATCTTCGGCGCTGTCAGCCTGCTGATCGTCTTCGTCCTGGGATTCCTCGTGGTTCGCTCCATCACCGGACCGATCCAGCGCATCGCCCGGGGGCTGTCGGAAGGCGCCGACCGGGTCGCCTCCGCGTCCGGCCAGGTGGCTTCGGCAAGCCGGTCCATGGCCGAGGGAGCCGGGGAGCAGGCCGCCTCCGTCGAAGAGACGTCCGCCTCCGTCGAGGAAATGTCCTCCATGACGCGGAAGAATGCCGACAACGCCGGCCTGGCGAAAGCACACATGTCGGAGGCCCGGGTCATCGTGGAGCGGGTCAGCCGGCACATGGAGGGCATGGCGGAGGCCATCGGGGAAGTCACCCGGTCCAGCGAGGAGACCGGGAAAATCATCAAAACCATCGACGAAATCGCATTCCAGACGAATCTCCTGGCCCTCAATGCAGCCGTTGAGGCGGCCCGGGTGGGAGAAGCGGGGGCGGGCTTTGCCGTCGTGGCCGGCGAGGTCCGCAACCTGGCCACGCGTGCGGCGGAAGCGGCCCGCAACACGACCGGCCTGATCGACAACACCATCGGCGTCGTCAAGAGAAGCGGCGAGATCATGAACCAGACGCGCGAGGCCTTCGAAGAAAACATGCAGGTGGCATTCAAGATCGGAACGGTCATCGACGAAATTGCCGCCGCCTCGGAAGAGCAGGCCTCGGGCATCCAGCAGATCAACAAGGCCGTCTCCGAGATCGAGAAAGTCACGCAGCGGGCGGCAACGCATGCCGGAGAGTCCGCGGCCGTCAGCGGGGAACTGAACGCCCAGGCGGAGACGATCAAGGAACTCATGGCCGCCCTGTCGGCCCTGGTATCCGGGAAAAATGCCCTTGCGGAACGGGGCCGTCCGCACGACACGCCGGTCCCGGTTGTCGGAAACGCGCTCTTTCCGCTGCGCGAATCCGTTTCGAACCGTTTAACCTGA
- a CDS encoding methyl-accepting chemotaxis protein: MLKKFSFRKGGLRSKLMIGGCLMALVPVVILGSIAVFNTISTIRQETGQQITAVSKSTADMVDAVLTSEMASIAMLAHRDSVIQAMKEANSGGAGPKADALLKEMTKLHPIVQERYEVLIAVGADGTTFADSLNGAIRGIKINDRDYFKEAIQGKASLNSVVISKNSKEPVCTVAYPVKDESGKVLGIMAGIMKTTFLMAKINEIKLGKTGYSYMINREGLVIIYPDKKQILQLNLAKQPGMEEVMKRTASGETGVQEYTYQGIRKYAGFAPVKINGWSVVSAVPVEEMLQSAYTTRNIIFIGVIIFVVLAAILAYFAAGSIAVPVQKAVRKLMASSEEISAASGEVASSSQSLAEGASEQAASLEETSSSLEEMSSMTKQNAGNASQADALMKQANTVVSRANDSMEHLTGSMREITAASEETSKIIRTIDEIAFQTNLLALNAAVEAARAGEAGAGFAVVAEEVRNLAMRAAEAAKNTSGLIEGTVKKIREGSDLVGKTSEAFSEVAVNSAKVGELVGEIAAASSEQAQGIDQINKAVTEMDKVTQQTAGNAEESASASEEMNAQAMSMREVVQELMLVIGGSSNGNHPAATRAVPGQRTRVQLPERKIMAGQASAKGKGMAALPVKPSQVIPLEEEGEFKDF, encoded by the coding sequence ATGTTGAAAAAATTTTCATTCAGGAAAGGTGGATTGCGGTCGAAACTCATGATCGGCGGCTGCCTGATGGCGCTCGTTCCGGTCGTCATCCTCGGGTCCATTGCCGTCTTCAACACCATCTCGACCATCCGGCAGGAAACCGGACAGCAGATCACGGCGGTCTCAAAGAGCACTGCGGACATGGTGGACGCGGTCCTGACATCGGAGATGGCCTCCATCGCCATGCTCGCGCATCGTGATTCGGTGATCCAGGCCATGAAGGAAGCCAATTCCGGGGGCGCAGGACCGAAGGCCGACGCCCTGCTGAAGGAGATGACCAAGCTGCATCCCATCGTGCAGGAACGCTATGAGGTTTTGATCGCCGTCGGGGCGGACGGTACGACGTTTGCGGACAGTCTGAACGGCGCCATCCGGGGCATCAAGATCAACGACAGGGACTACTTCAAGGAAGCGATCCAGGGCAAAGCAAGCTTGAATTCCGTTGTGATCTCGAAAAACAGCAAGGAGCCGGTCTGCACGGTCGCCTATCCTGTAAAGGATGAAAGCGGCAAGGTGCTCGGGATCATGGCCGGAATCATGAAGACAACCTTTCTGATGGCCAAGATCAACGAGATCAAGCTGGGGAAAACAGGCTATTCCTACATGATCAACAGGGAAGGCCTGGTCATTATTTATCCCGACAAGAAACAGATCCTCCAGTTGAACCTGGCCAAGCAGCCGGGCATGGAAGAGGTGATGAAGAGGACCGCTTCGGGAGAGACGGGCGTTCAGGAGTACACATATCAGGGTATCCGTAAGTATGCGGGATTCGCCCCGGTCAAGATCAACGGCTGGAGCGTCGTGTCGGCCGTTCCCGTCGAAGAGATGCTGCAGTCAGCCTATACGACGAGAAACATCATTTTCATCGGCGTCATCATTTTTGTGGTGCTCGCGGCCATCCTGGCCTATTTCGCCGCCGGATCGATCGCCGTTCCCGTCCAGAAGGCCGTAAGAAAACTGATGGCCAGCTCCGAAGAGATCTCCGCGGCTTCCGGCGAGGTCGCCTCGTCCAGCCAGTCCCTGGCGGAAGGAGCCTCCGAGCAGGCGGCATCCCTCGAAGAGACCTCCTCCTCCCTGGAAGAGATGTCCTCCATGACGAAGCAGAACGCCGGCAACGCTTCCCAGGCGGACGCCCTCATGAAGCAGGCCAACACCGTCGTGAGCAGGGCCAACGACTCCATGGAACACCTGACCGGCTCCATGCGGGAGATCACCGCCGCAAGCGAGGAGACCTCCAAGATCATCCGGACCATCGACGAGATCGCCTTCCAGACCAACCTCCTGGCCCTGAACGCGGCCGTGGAGGCGGCGCGGGCCGGGGAGGCCGGGGCGGGATTTGCCGTCGTGGCGGAAGAGGTCCGGAACCTGGCCATGCGGGCCGCCGAGGCCGCGAAGAACACTTCGGGCCTGATCGAGGGCACCGTCAAGAAGATCCGGGAAGGGTCCGATCTGGTGGGGAAAACAAGCGAGGCCTTCAGCGAGGTTGCCGTAAACTCCGCCAAGGTCGGGGAGCTGGTCGGGGAGATCGCCGCCGCCTCCAGCGAGCAGGCCCAGGGCATCGATCAGATCAACAAGGCCGTCACGGAGATGGACAAGGTCACCCAGCAGACCGCGGGGAACGCCGAGGAATCGGCCTCCGCCTCCGAAGAGATGAACGCCCAGGCGATGTCCATGAGAGAGGTCGTGCAGGAGCTCATGCTCGTGATCGGCGGAAGCAGCAATGGGAATCATCCCGCCGCCACGCGCGCCGTCCCGGGACAACGAACGAGGGTGCAGCTGCCGGAGCGCAAGATCATGGCGGGACAGGCATCGGCAAAGGGAAAAGGCATGGCGGCACTGCCCGTAAAACCAAGCCAGGTCATCCCCCTGGAAGAAGAAGGGGAATTCAAGGATTTCTAA
- a CDS encoding PAS domain S-box protein: protein MSAEDSRDILESVLNAIPHAVLVLTNRRIVFANPAVAGVFGWSPDEVVGRDTHFLYRSTEDYEEVGRRFYSALEHERTHSEPFPCRRKDGKDIECMISTSRTGASLRDRMIVATYEDITERRVLEEAVRQTCRALEMRVQDQSLELSGVLETLSATIGERIKVEDSLRESQQRMSDIISFLPDPTLVIDREGKVIVWNRAIEEMTGVRQEDMIGRGDYEYALPFYNERRPILIDLVFAPHEEIEQKYSFIQKEKNLLIAETDAPCIKGRKRTLWGKASVIYNSRGEAVGAIESIRDITERKQIENAYRSSEDRFRKLTEATTAAIFIYQDDRYRYVNAGMEAITGFGSRELLSMPFWHIAHPDFRDMLRKHGFSSPHGQEAPSHYEFKIRTKAGADRWVDCFAVAVEWEGKPAGLGTFYDVTSRKLMEESLKESEQGLRRILDGIPIAVVVSRLSDDGILYFNPRAAKIFGLSEETVRGKTVHEFYENPAERDALREELRRSKSIANVERIFRGAGGETFAALLSAVPIPYAGEEAALVSFIDITERKKMEARLAQAAKMEAVGTLAGGVAHDFNNLLMGIQGLVSLMLMELAPEHPHVKKLQKIQEQVSTGAGLTNQILGFARAGQYEMKPTNLNDLIRKTAELFGRTRKDVVVHERLEPALWSAMVDRAQVEQVLLNLYVNAGQAMPGGGNLFLESDNRLIRDSDVMEVPMIPGRYVRLSVTDTGMGMDEKTRKRIFEPFFTTKFMGKGAGLGLAAVYGVVKAHQGYIFVTSSLNAGARFDIYLPARLVSAVEEQPVEEGVVPGKETILIVDDEEIVMDVTRELVELMGYRVLTAASGREGVDLYRGMGKEIGLVILDMIMPGMGGSEVFDRIREMNPEARILLSTGFSLGDQAQEIMDKGCNGFIQKPFQPGELSLKIRQILDS from the coding sequence ATGAGCGCGGAAGACAGCAGGGACATCCTGGAATCCGTTCTGAACGCCATTCCTCATGCCGTTCTGGTGCTGACAAATCGACGGATCGTGTTCGCGAATCCGGCGGTGGCCGGCGTCTTCGGATGGAGTCCCGATGAAGTCGTCGGCAGGGATACACATTTTCTTTACCGGAGCACGGAAGATTACGAAGAGGTGGGCCGGCGGTTTTATTCGGCCCTCGAGCACGAACGGACCCATTCCGAGCCCTTTCCCTGCCGGCGCAAGGATGGGAAGGACATCGAATGCATGATCAGCACGTCCCGGACCGGGGCATCGCTCCGGGACAGAATGATCGTGGCCACCTACGAGGACATCACCGAACGCAGGGTGCTGGAGGAGGCGGTTCGTCAGACCTGCCGGGCCCTGGAAATGAGGGTCCAGGACCAGTCCCTGGAGCTCTCGGGAGTCCTTGAAACCCTGAGCGCCACCATCGGCGAGCGAATCAAGGTGGAGGATTCCCTCCGGGAGTCGCAGCAGCGGATGAGCGACATCATCTCCTTTCTTCCCGACCCCACGCTCGTCATCGACCGCGAGGGGAAGGTGATCGTCTGGAATCGGGCGATCGAGGAGATGACCGGCGTCCGGCAGGAAGACATGATCGGCCGGGGAGACTATGAATACGCCCTGCCTTTCTACAACGAGCGGAGACCCATTCTCATCGACCTGGTGTTTGCACCCCACGAGGAGATCGAACAGAAGTATTCCTTCATCCAGAAAGAGAAGAACCTCCTCATCGCGGAGACGGATGCGCCCTGCATCAAAGGCCGGAAGCGGACCCTGTGGGGGAAAGCCAGCGTTATTTACAACAGCCGCGGTGAAGCGGTGGGAGCCATCGAGTCCATCCGGGATATTACGGAGCGCAAGCAGATCGAGAACGCCTACCGGAGCAGTGAGGATCGTTTCCGCAAGCTGACGGAAGCCACGACCGCCGCGATCTTCATTTACCAGGACGATCGCTACCGCTACGTCAATGCGGGGATGGAGGCCATCACGGGATTCGGTTCCCGGGAGCTTCTGAGCATGCCCTTCTGGCATATCGCGCATCCCGATTTCCGGGATATGCTCCGGAAGCATGGGTTTTCGAGTCCTCATGGCCAGGAAGCCCCGTCGCACTATGAGTTCAAGATCCGGACGAAAGCGGGAGCCGACCGGTGGGTGGATTGTTTCGCCGTGGCCGTGGAATGGGAAGGGAAACCCGCCGGCCTTGGGACGTTCTACGATGTGACGTCCCGGAAGCTGATGGAGGAATCCCTCAAGGAATCGGAACAGGGACTCCGGAGGATTCTTGACGGAATCCCCATCGCCGTCGTTGTTTCCCGCCTTTCCGATGACGGGATCCTCTACTTCAACCCCCGGGCGGCCAAGATCTTCGGACTCTCCGAAGAGACGGTGAGGGGGAAAACGGTCCACGAATTTTACGAGAATCCGGCCGAGAGGGACGCTCTCCGGGAAGAGCTTCGCCGATCCAAGAGCATCGCGAATGTGGAGAGGATCTTCCGGGGCGCCGGCGGCGAGACCTTTGCCGCCCTGCTGTCGGCGGTTCCGATTCCCTATGCGGGGGAAGAGGCCGCCCTGGTAAGCTTTATCGATATTACCGAACGGAAGAAGATGGAGGCCCGGCTCGCCCAGGCGGCGAAGATGGAGGCCGTCGGCACGCTGGCCGGAGGAGTTGCGCACGACTTCAACAACCTGCTCATGGGAATTCAGGGGCTGGTCTCCCTGATGCTCATGGAACTGGCTCCGGAGCATCCGCATGTGAAAAAACTGCAGAAAATCCAGGAGCAGGTATCCACCGGTGCCGGTCTGACGAACCAGATCCTCGGATTTGCACGGGCCGGGCAGTATGAAATGAAGCCGACGAACCTGAACGACCTCATCCGCAAGACCGCCGAGCTGTTCGGCCGGACGCGCAAGGATGTCGTGGTCCATGAGCGGCTGGAGCCCGCGCTGTGGAGCGCCATGGTGGACCGTGCGCAGGTGGAGCAGGTTCTCCTCAACCTGTACGTGAATGCCGGCCAGGCCATGCCGGGGGGAGGGAACCTCTTCCTCGAATCGGACAACCGTCTCATCCGCGACTCCGACGTCATGGAGGTTCCCATGATCCCCGGCCGCTACGTCCGGCTCTCCGTCACCGACACCGGGATGGGCATGGACGAAAAAACCCGCAAAAGGATCTTCGAGCCGTTTTTCACGACGAAGTTCATGGGAAAAGGGGCCGGCCTCGGCCTCGCCGCCGTCTACGGCGTGGTCAAGGCGCACCAGGGATATATCTTCGTCACCAGCAGCCTCAATGCCGGGGCGCGCTTCGACATCTACCTCCCGGCCAGGCTGGTTTCGGCGGTCGAAGAGCAGCCCGTGGAGGAGGGTGTCGTTCCGGGAAAGGAGACCATCCTGATCGTGGATGACGAAGAGATTGTCATGGATGTGACCCGCGAACTGGTCGAGCTCATGGGGTATCGTGTATTGACGGCCGCGAGCGGACGGGAGGGGGTCGATCTCTACCGCGGGATGGGAAAGGAGATCGGACTGGTCATTCTCGACATGATCATGCCGGGCATGGGCGGAAGCGAAGTCTTCGACCGGATCCGGGAGATGAATCCGGAGGCGCGGATTCTCCTGTCCACCGGATTCAGCCTCGGCGATCAGGCCCAGGAAATCATGGACAAGGGCTGCAACGGTTTCATCCAGAAGCCCTTCCAGCCGGGGGAACTGTCCCTGAAAATCAGGCAGATCCTCGACTCGTGA
- a CDS encoding gamma carbonic anhydrase family protein, translating to MPLYEFAGERPRIGEETFVHPRAVLIGNVTVGRECFIGPGAVIRADFGPITVGSGSSVQDNAVLHVTPGDEVRIHDRVIVGHGAILHDVKLHEGCTIGMGAILLQRAVCEEFSLVAAGSLVPQGMTIPARMMAAGSPARIVKEVPADLAAFIVMGVDEYRNLTRRYLETFREVAPEPEISGRG from the coding sequence ATGCCGTTATACGAGTTCGCCGGGGAAAGACCCCGGATTGGAGAAGAAACCTTTGTTCATCCCCGGGCCGTCCTGATCGGGAATGTGACCGTCGGCAGGGAGTGCTTCATTGGCCCCGGCGCGGTCATCCGGGCAGATTTTGGACCGATTACAGTCGGCAGCGGTTCCAGCGTCCAGGACAACGCCGTCCTGCACGTGACCCCCGGCGATGAAGTCAGGATCCACGACCGGGTCATCGTCGGCCATGGCGCGATCCTCCACGACGTCAAGCTGCACGAGGGATGCACCATCGGGATGGGAGCCATCCTCCTGCAGCGAGCGGTATGCGAGGAATTCTCGCTGGTGGCCGCCGGGTCGCTGGTTCCGCAGGGAATGACAATCCCCGCCAGGATGATGGCCGCGGGAAGCCCCGCCCGGATCGTCAAGGAGGTGCCGGCGGACCTGGCGGCCTTCATCGTCATGGGCGTCGACGAATACCGAAACCTGACCCGGCGGTACCTGGAGACCTTCCGGGAAGTCGCTCCGGAGCCGGAAATCAGCGGTCGCGGTTGA
- a CDS encoding PaaI family thioesterase: MTKHAVPEPPVSEESLKRFFRRDVFCNFVGIDLIEVFDGRAKAVLSIRDEHLNGIGIVHGGVIYTLADLAFAAAANSRGRVAVAVNASVTFLKSPRGRCLTAEAWEISSSRTLASYTVHVTDDTGELLAVVQGLAHRRPEKVTEVLDRF, encoded by the coding sequence ATGACGAAACATGCCGTCCCCGAGCCGCCTGTATCCGAGGAGAGCCTGAAACGTTTTTTCAGGAGGGATGTTTTCTGCAACTTCGTGGGGATTGATCTCATCGAAGTCTTCGACGGCCGGGCCAAGGCCGTTCTTTCGATCCGCGACGAACACCTCAACGGCATCGGCATCGTTCACGGCGGCGTGATCTATACGCTGGCCGACCTGGCCTTTGCCGCCGCTGCCAACTCCAGGGGGCGTGTCGCCGTGGCAGTCAATGCGTCCGTGACGTTTCTCAAATCACCCAGGGGGCGGTGCCTGACCGCCGAGGCCTGGGAAATCTCCTCGAGCCGGACCCTCGCTTCCTACACGGTCCATGTCACCGATGACACGGGAGAGCTCCTGGCGGTGGTCCAGGGTCTCGCCCATCGCCGTCCGGAGAAGGTCACCGAGGTCCTGGACCGCTTCTGA
- a CDS encoding chemotaxis protein CheW — MSQNEHEAMELMGKSTVEREGKYLTFTLHDEEYGIGILKVKEIIGMMPITTVPKTPEYVKGVINLRGKVIPVADLRLKFGMDPMDYTERTCIIVVEISGAGKKIHMGIVVDSVSEVLNIKAGDIEDTPNFGSRFDTDYILGMAKAGGGIKILLDIDEILNIDEIAVLERAA; from the coding sequence ATGAGCCAGAATGAACATGAAGCAATGGAACTCATGGGAAAATCCACAGTCGAGCGCGAGGGGAAATATCTGACCTTCACGCTGCACGACGAGGAGTACGGGATCGGTATCCTCAAGGTCAAGGAGATCATCGGCATGATGCCGATCACGACGGTCCCCAAGACACCAGAGTACGTCAAGGGGGTCATCAACCTCCGGGGCAAGGTCATTCCCGTTGCGGATCTGCGGTTGAAGTTCGGAATGGACCCCATGGATTACACTGAGCGGACCTGCATCATTGTCGTGGAGATCAGCGGTGCGGGAAAGAAAATCCATATGGGCATCGTCGTGGACTCCGTTTCGGAAGTCCTGAACATCAAGGCGGGCGACATCGAAGACACCCCCAACTTCGGCAGCCGCTTCGACACGGACTATATTCTCGGAATGGCCAAGGCAGGCGGCGGGATCAAGATCCTGCTGGACATTGACGAGATTCTGAACATCGACGAGATCGCCGTTCTGGAGCGGGCGGCCTGA
- a CDS encoding chemotaxis protein CheX, with amino-acid sequence MDVRIINPFLNATREVLSTMASTNAVVGKPFLKKDDTAYGDVSGIIGITGDALGSMAISFTESCICRIAGQMLGETISEVSDDVLDAVGELTNMISGAARRGIEKDGLSVYAAIPSVIHGKNHQLNHILKTPSIVIPFSTEQGNFVLDVCIRRSEESEKKEEGYQVMNVRTQVQKQAAAPVGAEGPGTSPVVPPPAPSQPPRPAPAAEGAPDAPPAKSVASMTEAERIDHMKKALSEMVKARNHIFQELRDKPFMAVEQRKAYKKKLPFLDEKIKRLKLDMQALEMLTKLSQDDLDNPTITRHYQHYGPKDKS; translated from the coding sequence ATGGATGTGAGGATCATCAACCCCTTCCTGAACGCAACCCGCGAGGTTCTCTCGACCATGGCGTCCACGAACGCCGTCGTGGGGAAGCCGTTTCTGAAGAAGGACGATACGGCATACGGGGACGTCTCCGGAATCATCGGCATCACCGGCGATGCCCTCGGCTCCATGGCAATCAGCTTCACCGAGTCCTGCATCTGCCGCATTGCCGGCCAGATGCTCGGCGAAACGATCTCCGAGGTGAGCGACGACGTGCTCGACGCCGTGGGGGAGCTCACGAACATGATATCCGGCGCTGCCCGCCGCGGCATTGAAAAGGACGGGCTGTCGGTGTATGCCGCCATTCCCTCGGTCATTCACGGGAAAAATCACCAGCTCAACCATATCCTCAAGACCCCCAGCATCGTGATCCCCTTTTCCACGGAACAGGGGAACTTTGTCCTGGACGTCTGCATCCGCCGCTCCGAAGAGTCGGAGAAGAAGGAGGAAGGCTACCAGGTGATGAACGTCCGCACGCAGGTCCAAAAACAGGCCGCGGCCCCTGTCGGAGCCGAAGGGCCGGGGACATCCCCGGTCGTTCCCCCGCCGGCGCCTTCGCAGCCGCCCCGGCCGGCCCCTGCGGCGGAGGGTGCCCCGGACGCCCCGCCGGCGAAAAGTGTTGCCTCGATGACCGAAGCGGAGCGGATCGATCACATGAAGAAAGCGCTCTCCGAAATGGTCAAGGCCCGGAACCACATCTTCCAGGAGCTTCGGGACAAACCGTTCATGGCGGTGGAACAGCGGAAGGCCTACAAGAAAAAGCTGCCCTTCCTGGACGAGAAGATCAAGCGCCTCAAGCTGGACATGCAGGCCCTGGAGATGCTGACCAAGCTGTCCCAGGACGATTTGGACAATCCGACAATCACCCGTCATTACCAGCACTACGGCCCCAAGGACAAATCGTAG
- a CDS encoding response regulator, with translation MNQSDLPVEKTLLVVDDEESLREFFRDILTDEGYRVLTAEGAVDALEILSHEEVGLLLLDLNLFGMNGIELCRKIRREKPLCILYAMTGWTGLFEVEECREAGFDDFFAKPLPVDFLFRVVEDAFEKLGRWRKGHAREI, from the coding sequence GTGAATCAATCGGATTTACCGGTCGAGAAGACCCTTCTGGTCGTGGATGACGAGGAGTCGCTGCGGGAGTTCTTTCGCGACATCCTCACGGACGAAGGCTACCGGGTCCTTACGGCCGAAGGAGCCGTCGACGCCCTTGAGATCCTGTCCCATGAAGAGGTGGGACTCCTGCTCCTGGATCTGAATCTCTTCGGGATGAACGGCATTGAACTGTGCCGCAAGATCCGGCGGGAGAAGCCGCTCTGCATTCTTTACGCCATGACGGGCTGGACAGGACTCTTCGAAGTGGAGGAATGCCGGGAGGCAGGATTCGACGACTTCTTCGCGAAACCCCTGCCCGTTGACTTTCTGTTCCGGGTTGTGGAAGATGCGTTCGAAAAACTGGGCCGCTGGCGAAAAGGACATGCCCGGGAGATCTGA
- the msrB gene encoding peptide-methionine (R)-S-oxide reductase MsrB, with amino-acid sequence MSGSKDGVRLATFAGGCFWCVEADFEKIPGVIAVVSGYTGGRTDNPRYEDVSAGKTGHLEAVQIRFDPAKVSYTKLLDVFWRHIDPTDAGGQFVDRGSQYRSAVFYHDEEQRMQAEESKAALEKSGRFSRPLMTEILPAGRFWEAEEYHQDYHRKSPLRYRLYRSGSGRDSFLERSWRDEEKKPQCPITPGAGSGAPSKPDAAALRARLTPLQYDVTQHEGTEPPFRNEYWDNKREGIYVDIVSGEPLFSSLDKFDSGTGWPSFTKPLEKDNIVEKQDRRLLMTRTEVRSRRGDSHLGHVFPDGPRPTGLRYCMNSAALRFIPKEDLEREGYGAYLRLFNRDR; translated from the coding sequence ATGTCCGGTTCGAAAGACGGCGTCCGCCTGGCGACCTTTGCCGGTGGATGCTTCTGGTGCGTGGAAGCGGATTTTGAAAAGATCCCCGGTGTCATTGCGGTCGTCTCCGGCTACACGGGGGGACGGACGGATAATCCGCGTTATGAGGACGTATCCGCAGGGAAAACGGGCCACCTGGAGGCTGTGCAGATCCGTTTCGATCCGGCGAAAGTCTCCTATACGAAGCTTCTGGACGTGTTCTGGCGGCACATCGATCCCACCGACGCCGGCGGTCAGTTCGTCGATCGGGGAAGCCAGTACCGGAGCGCCGTTTTTTACCACGACGAGGAGCAGCGGATGCAGGCGGAGGAGTCAAAGGCGGCCCTGGAGAAGTCGGGTCGCTTCTCGCGGCCGCTCATGACGGAGATCCTCCCCGCCGGCCGTTTCTGGGAGGCGGAAGAATATCATCAGGATTACCATCGGAAAAGTCCGCTCCGATACCGGCTTTACCGGAGCGGATCGGGACGGGATTCATTTCTGGAGCGATCCTGGCGGGATGAGGAGAAGAAACCCCAATGCCCGATCACGCCGGGAGCGGGGAGCGGCGCTCCGTCGAAACCTGACGCCGCAGCGCTCAGAGCACGCCTGACCCCTCTCCAGTACGACGTGACGCAGCACGAAGGCACAGAGCCGCCGTTCCGCAACGAATACTGGGACAACAAGAGGGAGGGAATCTACGTCGACATCGTTTCCGGGGAGCCCCTCTTCAGCTCCCTTGACAAGTTCGATTCGGGAACGGGCTGGCCCAGCTTCACGAAGCCCCTGGAAAAGGACAACATCGTGGAGAAGCAGGACCGGAGACTTCTCATGACCCGGACCGAGGTCCGGAGCCGGCGCGGGGATTCCCACCTGGGGCACGTCTTCCCGGACGGCCCGCGCCCGACGGGGCTGAGATACTGCATGAACTCCGCCGCTCTCCGCTTCATCCCGAAAGAGGACCTGGAGCGGGAGGGATACGGCGCGTATCTGCGCCTGTTCAACCGCGACCGCTGA